ATAGAAGAGAATAAATCTGTTGCAGAAATAGTAAATATGGGTTACATGCAGGACGTGGTAGAGGAAGTATTGCGCAAGGCAGACCGTTCCGAATATAAACGGCAGCAGTCGGCCCCGGGGATAAGGGTGACATCACGGGCATTTGGTCCTGGCCGGCGCATGCCCATTGCTCATCGCTGGATGAGTAAATGTTTTTAAAAAACTCTTGCCTTTTTAATTATTTAAAAGTATAATCTATCAATAACAGAATAAATACGATGATGTATTAAGGCAAAGATGCCCTTAGACAGGTTTAATGGAGAACCTGTCTAAGGGCTTATTGTTTTTCCTGGCAATGATGCCGGCAACGGGCCCTTTATTGGCCTGTTCGCCGGCATTTTTTAATTAAATAGGTTGTTCGAAAAGCGGCGCAAGATCCACGGGCATAAAAATTAATTAATAGAAAGGGGTAATAAGTTGTGGAAAAAACTGATGTTCTGGCCTTAGCCAGAGAGAACGGCGTCAAGTTTATTAGGCTTCAGTTTACTGACATTCTGGGTGTTATGAAAAATGTTGCCATCACTGTGGAACAGCTGGATAAAGCTCTGGACGGAGAATTAATGTTTGATGGTTCGTCCATTCTTGGTTTTACTCGCATCGAGGAATCGGATATGTACTTACGACCGGACCCGGACACCTTTGCGATATTCCCGTGGCGTCCTAAAGACGGTGCGGTGGCCAGGCTGATGTGCGATATTTACAATCCCGATGGAACTCCCTTTGCGGGTTGTCCCCGGGGTGCTTTAAAGCGCGCTGTTAATAATGCCGCGGCCATGGGATATTCCATGCAGGTGGGACCGGAGCTGGAATTCTTCTTATTCTATAATGATGAAAACGGTAAGCCCACTATGAAAACTCATGACCGGGCCGGTTATTTTGATTTATCTCCTATTGACCTCGGGGAGCAGGCCCGGCGGGATATTGTGATCACACTGGAAGAAATGGGCTTTGAAATTGAGGCATCACACCATGAAGTAGCCCCGGGCCAGCATGAAATTGATTTTAAATATTCTGATGCGCTGGATACGGCTGATAAAATTATGACTTTCAAATTTGTAGTCCGTACGATTGCACAGCGTCATGGCCTGCACGCTACCTTCATGCCCAAGCCGGTATTCGGCATTAACGGCAGTGGCATGCACACCAACCAATCATTATTTAAAGGGGAAGAAAATGCCTTTTATGATTCCAATGGCTCCATGGAATTAAGTAAGGAAGCCTTTTATTACATTGGCGGGCTTTTAAAGCACGCGCGGGCACTGGCTGCAATAACCAACCCTACAATTAATTCTTATAAGCGTCTGGTACCCGGTTATGAAGCACCGGTATACCTGGCTTGGAGCGGTCGTAATCGCAGCCCTTTGATTCGTATTCCGGCTAAGAGGGGTCTGAGCACCAGGGTAGAACTGCGTAATCCGGATCCCTCTTGTAACCCTTATTTGGGTATAGCTTGCAGTCTTATGGCCGGCCTGGACGGTATTTACAATAAAATTGAGCCGCCTGCTCCCTGTGACCGTAACATTTATGAAATGAGTGCATCTGACCGCCGTGATATGGGTATTGCTTCTCTACCGGCCAGCCTGATGGAATCTTACGCAGAGCTCTCAGGTGATGAAGTGCTACGCTCCACTTTAGGTGGACACATATTCGAAAAATTAATAGAAGCAAAAGAGATAGAGTGGGACAGCTATCGCATGAGCGTGCACCAGTGGGAAATAGACGAGTACTTAACCAAGTTTTAGTTAAATAACTCAACAAAAGTGCCTGGCACCGGGTGTTGAGTTATTGAGTTGATATAGAGTAACACCGAATTGAGCAATGAAGCTTAAAAGGTGACTCCGATTTATTCGGGCACCTTTTTTTTTCGAAAAAAATGAAGCGGGGTGGCTTTATGGAAATTGGTATTAAAGAGCTGGCGCAAGGTATTGATACTGTCTGGGTTTTGCTCTGTGCAGCCTTGGTGTTTTTTATGGAAGCAGGATTTGCCTTTTTGGAGGCAGGTTTTGTAAGGGCAAAAAATTCATTAAACATAGTGATGAAAGTGTTTGTGGATAGTACTTTGGGTATGTTGAGCTTTTGGGCCGTTGGATTTGGAGTTATGTATGGTTTAGATAAGGCAGGTATTTTTGGTGTAAGCGGCTTTTTCCTCGGTGGTGATCTGGGGCATATTGATCTTCGGGTACCCACCTATGCCTTCTGGTTATTCCAGGCTGCCTTTGCCATGGCAGTTGCGTCCATTGTATCCGGTGCGGTTGCCGAGCGCATGAAATTTGGGGCATACATGATTTTCACTATTATTTGCACAG
The sequence above is drawn from the Bacillota bacterium genome and encodes:
- the glnA gene encoding type I glutamate--ammonia ligase, which translates into the protein MEKTDVLALARENGVKFIRLQFTDILGVMKNVAITVEQLDKALDGELMFDGSSILGFTRIEESDMYLRPDPDTFAIFPWRPKDGAVARLMCDIYNPDGTPFAGCPRGALKRAVNNAAAMGYSMQVGPELEFFLFYNDENGKPTMKTHDRAGYFDLSPIDLGEQARRDIVITLEEMGFEIEASHHEVAPGQHEIDFKYSDALDTADKIMTFKFVVRTIAQRHGLHATFMPKPVFGINGSGMHTNQSLFKGEENAFYDSNGSMELSKEAFYYIGGLLKHARALAAITNPTINSYKRLVPGYEAPVYLAWSGRNRSPLIRIPAKRGLSTRVELRNPDPSCNPYLGIACSLMAGLDGIYNKIEPPAPCDRNIYEMSASDRRDMGIASLPASLMESYAELSGDEVLRSTLGGHIFEKLIEAKEIEWDSYRMSVHQWEIDEYLTKF